The region CGACGCCGCGCAGGACGGGCATCTCGGTGACCACCCGGCCGAGACCGTCGTAGGTGTAGCGGGTGGCGTTGGGCACCGCCGTGTCGGCGAGCGGCGTGAACAGTTCGCCGATCGGCGAACTGTCGGCGAGGTAGGCGTTGTTGGTCTGCCACACCTCGCCGGAGCTGTTGTACAGCGTGTCGGTGATCAGCCGGCCGCCACCGGTGGCCTCCTCCTGGGTCTGCCGCTCCCGACCCAGACCGTCGTAGAGCGTGACGGAGGTCTGTGCCCGGTTCTCGGGCCCACGGCTGAAGGTGGTGATGTACGGCGGCTTACCTTCCGGGGTGGCGTACTCGGCCCGGAAGTCCGGCACGGCCGAGGTCGACGGGGTACGGCCGGGTCCCCATGCCTCCACCAGGCGGCCCAGCGGGTCGTACTTCGCCTCGCTGACGTGGTTGTTGGGGTCGGTGGTCTTGAGCGTGACGGCCCGGCCCGGTTCCAGCTCCTGGATCTGCCTGTGCCCCAGCGAGTTCTGCTCGGTGACGGTGAACGCCTGACCGGTGTCCGGGGTGTAGGTGATCGTGGAGGTCTTGCCGTCCGGATCGGTGTTCGAGACGACCCGGCCGATGCTGTCGAAGGCGGTGGTGCCGTCGGACTGGAAGCCGGTGCCGTCGCCCGTCAGGGACCAGGTCTGGGTGGCCAGGCCGCGGGTGGTGGCGGCGAGGGCGACGCCGTACGCCTGGGCGTCGTAGCCGACCCGGCTCGCGGCGCTGAGCGTACCCAGGTTGTCGAAGGTGGCGGCGGCGCAGGTCGTCGGGCTGGTCCGGACCTGTCTGGTCAGGCCGACGACGTTCTTGGCGGTCTGGTGCAGGTACTCGACGAAGACGCAGGACTCGTCACCGGTCTTGCCCGTGTCGCCGAGTGACTCGACGTGCGTGGGCAGGCCGTGCGTCGTCTCGTAGGTGGTCTTCGTCTCGACAGTCCGCAGCGGACGGGTGTCGTCGCCGGTGCCCGAGGACCTGGTGTACGAGACCTGCCGGGGTTCGGTGACCCGCCACGAGCGCAGCGGGCTGAGGCCGTCGTCGCGGGTACGGCTGGCGAGTTGCTGGGCGTCGGGGTACGTGACGCTGCGGGTGAGCCAGTCCGCGTCGGCGTCCCCGGCGCCGGTGTAGGTGAGTTCCTCGGCGACTCGGCCGGCGAACGGCTCCTCGTCCTTGGCGATCTCGACGCCGGCGATGTCACGTACCGACACGGTGTCGCCCATGCCACGGAAGTAGCGGGTGACGGACTTGCTTCGCTTGCTGCCGATGGCCGGATCGTCCGTGCCGGTGATGACGGTGGTCTGCGCGAAGCCGGCGAAGAGGGAGTAGGTGCGGGTGGCCTTCTTGGTGAACTCCTGCTCGGCGAGCCGCCAGCCCGGATTGTCGTACGCGTACCGGGTGAAGCTGCTGAACGCGCCGTCCACGTTCGGGAGTTCCTCGACGCTGTCCACCACGTACTTGTGGAACCAGTCGATCTCCTCGGCCTCCGGGTCGGGGTGCCAGAAGGACGGGTAGCAGAGCCGGTCGTTGGCCTTCAACGCGGCGGCGTTGTCCTTGCCCGGCAGGCCGGTGCCGGTGGCGCACTCGCCGACCGGGGGCTTGTAGGTGACGACGGTTTCGCCGCCGTACTCGTTGATCACCCGGGCGATGCGCAGTCGGGAGAAGCCGGGACGGTTGTCCCGCCGGACGCGGTTGGGCATGTCCTCAGCGTTGGCCTCGAAGCGGACCGCGTTGAGGGTGACCTTCGCGTCCGTCGTGCCGTTGCGGGCGAAGCCGGTACGGCTGACCGACTCCAGCCAGAGCGCGGTGTTCGGGCCGGTGCGCAGGACCGGGAAGGACTGCTTGAGCTGGTACTCGTCCACCACCTGCCGGGCGGTCGTGTCGGTACGCCGCTGTGCCGAAGTGGTGATCTTGTCGAGGCGCTTGCGGCTGAAGAACGACGGGCCGGCGTTCCAGCACTTCTGCGCGGAGGCGCAGCGCAGGTCGGCCGGTGTGTCGTACCAGATCCGGTATTTACCGGGGTTCTTGTCGGCGAAGTTGGCCTCGCTACAGGTGAGGGTGCCCTCGTCGAAGCAGCGCTCCGCCACGGCGAAGTTGACCCGGGCCGGGGCGGTGGCCGTGAACAGGCTCTCCTTGCGCTGCCCGTAGTCGATGCGGGTGAGGTAACCACCGCGGTCGTACTCGACCGGGGCCTTGAAGTTGAAGTTGCGCGCGTAGTGGTTCTTCTCCCGGGCCCACCACAGGGACATGGCGTTGCCGTGGATGTCCTCGACGTAGTCCAGCGACCAGCGCCACGCCTGGGTGCAGTGGGAACCGGCCCAGTCGCCGGCCCGGTAGCAGGGCTCGTCCGGGTGGTTGCCGTACACCGGGACGGTGAGGACCGAGTTGGTGACCGGGTCGTCCTCGGCGGTGCCGTGGTCGGACCAGCCGGGCAGGCGGTGGCGGCCGAAGTGGTAGCGGGTGCCGTCGCGGGTGGTGACGATCCAGTACTCGCCGTCCGCGTCACCGTTCGCCAGGCCGGTGTCCTTCACCAGCTCGACCCTGGAGCCGTCGCCGGTGCCGGTGAACCACTCCTGCTTGACCCTGTCCCAGACCAGTTCGGTGGTCATGCCGCCGAGGGACAGGGTGGCGTTGTCGGAGCCCCAGCACAGGTCCGCGGTCCGGTGGCTGGCGTTGTTCGACCCCGACTTCTTCGAGTCCTGCCGGCAGTTGGCGTAGCTGCGGGTGATCGCCCCGGCGTTGTAGTCCCAGCCGTCACCGATCCAGGACGCCTGGTTGTTGGTGGCGGAGGTTCGGCCGTCGACCGACTGCGAGGAGTACGACAGGGCCACCTTCGGCATGAGGCCGCCCGCCGTCTCGGGCAACTGCACCTGGTACGAGTAGGTGAACGCGCCGGAGGAGGCACCCGCCGCCCAGGAACCCGCGGAGAGCAACGGGGTGGCGGTGTAGTCGCCGGCCGCCGAGGCGCCGGTGTCCAGCACACCGACGACGCTCGGGTCCGTCGCCGCCCGGGTGGTGATGATCGAGGACCTGATGGCCGACGCGGCAGCGGCCTGGGCTCCGAGCAACGGGCCGACGGGGAGGGTGCCGGTGATGACCCGCCTGGTCGGCGCCTCCTCGTCCGACGCTATCCGGGCGGGCAGGTTCTTGGTCGGTACCAGCTCCACCCGGCTGGGTACGGCACGGGCGGTACCGGCGGCCGACATCGTCCCCGCACCGCCGTCGGTGGCACAGTCGCCGGTGTCCGGGGCGTCGTAGACGCAGTCGGGCAGCAGCATGACGCCGAACCGGTCGGCGGCCTGCGGGCCGTACAGGTCGGCGAAGGGGGTGTAGTCCACGCTGAGGACGACCTCGGCGGCCGGGTCGGCGGTGGCCGGCGGCGTGATCTTCATGATCAGGCCGGACAGGCCGGCGTCCTGGGACGCCTCGGGGGCGGCGAGGTCGACGGTCCAGGTGCCGGCGACGGCGGCCGGGTCGTCGCCGGCCGGCACGCCGAGGGCGACCGGCAGGTCGTCGACCGGTTTGGTGGCGCCGGCCTCGACGCCGGTCAGGTCGACGGCACCGCTGTCCTGTTGCCAGGGTGTGACGGCCTGCGGTTCGTACGGGACCACCGGAACCGGGTCGGCGGTGGTCAGGTTCGTCTCGGCGTTCTCGTCCTGGCCGAGCCGCTCGGTGCGCGGGAGGTCCGGCAGGTCGAGCTGGGTCTCCTCGCGGTTCATCCCGGCGCCGGGCACCGCGAACGCCTCCGCGGGCAGCATCGTCGCGACCAGCGTCGTGGACAGGGCCAACACGATCGCCGTACGGGCACGACGCCACCGGCGGTGATCCGGCTCCGTCGGGGTCCGTCGGCCGGGCCGCCGCTCACTCCGCCGTGACAGCAAACCGATACCACGCATACGTGTCGACTCCCACCAGCGCGAAAACGAAAGAAGGCGCGGAAAGACCGCGAAGGCACCCGCCGCATGCGGCACGTGCGTGAGCACTCTGCGTCATGGCGGCCGCACACTCAAGGCAGTAAAAACTGCCCGTAACCGGTTCAAGTGATCTCCGCCACGACACGATTGTGACGATGATCCACGAACACCAATGATCGGCCCTTCCAGGCCAAATCGCGCTATGTCCGTTACTCAATGGCGGCAAAACCAGACACAAGGTCGGATTCCAACGACACTGTGGACGGACCTCGAACAAGAGGTAACAGATCCATAACGTTCAAGGGATAGACGAGGGCCCCCGGTGTCGTGCGATCGTGTGCCCGCGTTCTGCCCCGCCGCCCGCCGGTTGGGGCTGCACCTCTGTGTTTTCCCCTGTCCGCCTGGCCCACGGGAGTAGACCCGCCGTGACCGCGCCTCGCCCGCTCAACCCCTTCGTGCGTTTCCGCGTCCGGCTGCCCCTCACCCTGGGCCTCCTGCTGGCCGCACTCGTCGCCGTGCTGCCGCCCTGGTGGCCCGGAACCGACGAGCCCCGGAAGGCGGTCACCGGCGCCGCACCCGCCGCCGTCCCCCGCGACGAGACGGCCGCCATGGTCGAGGCCCAGCGGACGGGCAACGAGGTGCTCGTGGAGACCGCCACCAGCGCCACGTCGCTCACCTGGGCGCTCCCGAACGGACAGCTGCGTTCCGCGTTCCACGCCACGCCCCAGCGGGTGAGGAACGCCACGGGGCGGTGGACGCCGGTCGACAACACGCTGACCCGTACCGGTGACACCCCCGGCGGGCTCGACATCCGTCCGGTCAACGCCCCCACCCCGCTACGTCTGGCCGGCGGCGGCACCGGTACGGACACCACCGGCACCGTCCTGACCGAGGTGGACGTCGACGGCCACACCATCGCCTACACCTGGCCCGGCCCGCTGCCGAAGCCGGTGCTCGACGGCTCGCGTGCGCTCTACCCCGAGGTTCTGCCCGGAGTGGACCTGCTCGTCGTCGCCCGCGAGGACGGCGGCTTCGGCCAGCTACTGATCGTCAAGAACCGGGCGACCGCCACGATCGACGCCGTCCGGGCCGTGGCCTACGGGCTGCGGTCCGAGACGCTGGTCTTCCGCCACGACGCGACCACCGGCGGCGTCCGGGCCCTCGACCCGCTCAGCGGGCAGGAGATCGGCTCGATCCCCACCCCGTTCGCCTGGGACTCCGCCGGGCGGGACCCCGAGGCCCCCGAAACCGCTGCCCGCCTCTCGGTGGACACTCCGTCCGACGTGCTGAGGCTCACCGGCCTCGGCGGCAGCGAGCCGGGCGCACGGCAGGCCCCGATACCCACCCGGCTCGACGGTGAGGGCACCGGGAACGCCCGCCTGCACCTGGACCCGGCCGCCACCGGCCTGCTCACCGGCGCGGACGTACAGTTCCCGGTCTTCCTCGACCCGACCCTGATCAGCGGTACGCAGGCCTGGACGTTCGCCTACAAGCCGCACCCCAACAGCAGCTTCTACAACGGCACCAACTTCAACGGTGGGACCCCCGACGCCCGGGTCGGCTACGAGGACGAAACCGGCGGCACGGCCCGCTCGTTCTGGCGGATGGGCTACAACAGCGGCATCAAGGGCGCGACGGTCACCTCGGCCAGCTTCAAGGTCCTGAACAACCACTCCTGGTCCTGCACCGCCCGCGAGATGCAGCTCTGGCTCACCGGGGCCATCTCCTCCGGCACCACCTGGAACAAGCAGCCGAGTTGGACGAGACTCCAGCAGAAAAAGTCCTTCGCGTACGGCTACGGCAGCAACTGCACCGACGACTACGTGAGCTTCGACGTCAAGGACGCGGCCCAGGATGGCGCCGACAAGGGCTGGTCGAGCATCACGCTCGGCATGCGGGCCACCACCGAGTCCGACAAGCTCACCTGGCGCAAATTCAAGGCCACCTCCGCCGAACTGAACGTCGTCTACAACCGGAACCCCACCGAGCCGACGAAGGGCACCACGGCGCCCGGCGGCGCCTGCGTGGCCGGGACCGGTGCGGGCACCACGGTCGCCAAGACCAACATCGTCCTCTCGGCCACCGCCACCGACCCCGACGGCAACCTCAAGGGTCTGCGCTTCCGCTTCTGGAAGAACGGCACGGCGGTTCCCGCGGGCACCCTGGTCACCAGCCTGAGCAGCGGCAAGGGCAGCCTGACGATCGCCTCCACCACGCTGGAGGACAGGGCGACCTATTCATGGGACGTGCGCGCCGAGGACACGGCTAACGCCGTCTCCTCGTACTTCCCGCCCGGCACCGATCCCTGCCGGATCACGATCGACGCCTCGGCACCCCCGGCCCCGAGCGTGAGCAGCGAGGTGTTCACGGAGGCCACCCCCGACGGCGCCACCTGGGCAACGGTGAAGTTCGGCGGCACCGGTGCCGTCACCTTCACCGCCGCCGGTGCGGTCAGGTTCAGCTACTCCTTCGAGAGCATCGGCACCACGTACGTGACGGCCACCGCGGGCAGCGCCACCGTGCCCGCCCTGAAGCCGCGACACGCCGGTCCGACCACCCTGCACGTGTACGCCTACGACGCGGTCGACAACCGGAGCGCCCGGACCGACTACTCCTTCTACGTGCCACCCCGGGACGTGGCCGACGGACCCGGCGACACCGGCGGCGACGGAATCGCCGACCTGCTGCTCGTGGACTCCTCCGGCAACCTGCGCACCTACGCCGGTGACGAGGGCGGCGAGCTGTACGGATGGCTGACCGGTTCGTACGCCGCAGACGGCACGCTCAACCCGCCGGGTCACTGGTACGACCCGGCCACCGGTCGCGCCGCCCTGATCACCAAACACTCCGACACCTATCCGGGGGACGGCACCACCGACCTGTTCGCCCGCACCCCGGACGGCGCCTTCTGGCTCTACCCCGGTGACGGCTACGGCAGCTTCGACGTCGACCGTCGGCTGCGGGTCCTGCTGCCCGCCAACGCACCGGCCCCCTCGACCTGGACCCAGATCAAGGCGATCGGCGACATCACCGGCGACAAGGTCCCCGACCTCGTCCTGCGGGCCGGAACCGCCTTCTGGGCGCTGACCGGGTACACCGGCGGCAGTTTCCAGGAGGCGACCCTGATGGAGGGCTCCGCGTGGGCCCGTCGGGAGATCGTCAACGTGGCGGACGTGGACCTGGACGCAACCCCGGACCTGCTCTGGCGCAACCTGGACAACGGCGCCATGTACGTCCGGCACGGCAAACCCGGCCAGGTCGCGGGCAGCGTGACCCTGGACTCCCTCAAGACCGCCGCCAACTCCCGGGACGGAGACGTCGCCTACGGGACGACCTGGACGGAGACGAACATCAGCGCGCTCGTCGGCATCCCGGACGTGAACGGGGACCGGGTGCCCGATCTCTGGGCCCGATTCGGGGCGGACGGGCAGATGCGGATCTACCACCCGTCGACCACCAACACCAACGGACCGGTGAAGATCGTGCTCGGGGACGACTGGAGAGGCGTGAAAGCGTTCGGCTGAGCCTCAACCCGGAGCCAGCGCTCACGAGCCCGGAGCCTCGATGGTGGTGAGGAACCGGGCTCGTGCTGCTTCGTTCAGTCCTTGACGATGGCGACGAACGCTCGCCAGGCAGCCGGGCCGAAGGTCAGGACTGGGCCGCGCTGGTCCTTGCTGTCCCGTACGCCGACCACTCCGGCGACGTTGTCCGCGACCTCGACACAGTCCCCGCCGCTGTCACCACTGCGGCTGCTCTTCCGCCACCGAAAGTTGTCCACTACAGCTCACCTGCCGCCTTCTTGAGGATGGCCAGGGAGATCTGCTGGGGCATCGCCGCCCCGAGCAGAGCGTCCCACTTCCCCTGCATGCTATCGACCGTATCGGGCTGGTCGGCCACCTGACCGGACGCCGAGGTCTCCAGGTAGACGAC is a window of Micromonospora sp. NBC_01699 DNA encoding:
- a CDS encoding ricin-type beta-trefoil lectin domain protein encodes the protein MRGIGLLSRRSERRPGRRTPTEPDHRRWRRARTAIVLALSTTLVATMLPAEAFAVPGAGMNREETQLDLPDLPRTERLGQDENAETNLTTADPVPVVPYEPQAVTPWQQDSGAVDLTGVEAGATKPVDDLPVALGVPAGDDPAAVAGTWTVDLAAPEASQDAGLSGLIMKITPPATADPAAEVVLSVDYTPFADLYGPQAADRFGVMLLPDCVYDAPDTGDCATDGGAGTMSAAGTARAVPSRVELVPTKNLPARIASDEEAPTRRVITGTLPVGPLLGAQAAAASAIRSSIITTRAATDPSVVGVLDTGASAAGDYTATPLLSAGSWAAGASSGAFTYSYQVQLPETAGGLMPKVALSYSSQSVDGRTSATNNQASWIGDGWDYNAGAITRSYANCRQDSKKSGSNNASHRTADLCWGSDNATLSLGGMTTELVWDRVKQEWFTGTGDGSRVELVKDTGLANGDADGEYWIVTTRDGTRYHFGRHRLPGWSDHGTAEDDPVTNSVLTVPVYGNHPDEPCYRAGDWAGSHCTQAWRWSLDYVEDIHGNAMSLWWAREKNHYARNFNFKAPVEYDRGGYLTRIDYGQRKESLFTATAPARVNFAVAERCFDEGTLTCSEANFADKNPGKYRIWYDTPADLRCASAQKCWNAGPSFFSRKRLDKITTSAQRRTDTTARQVVDEYQLKQSFPVLRTGPNTALWLESVSRTGFARNGTTDAKVTLNAVRFEANAEDMPNRVRRDNRPGFSRLRIARVINEYGGETVVTYKPPVGECATGTGLPGKDNAAALKANDRLCYPSFWHPDPEAEEIDWFHKYVVDSVEELPNVDGAFSSFTRYAYDNPGWRLAEQEFTKKATRTYSLFAGFAQTTVITGTDDPAIGSKRSKSVTRYFRGMGDTVSVRDIAGVEIAKDEEPFAGRVAEELTYTGAGDADADWLTRSVTYPDAQQLASRTRDDGLSPLRSWRVTEPRQVSYTRSSGTGDDTRPLRTVETKTTYETTHGLPTHVESLGDTGKTGDESCVFVEYLHQTAKNVVGLTRQVRTSPTTCAAATFDNLGTLSAASRVGYDAQAYGVALAATTRGLATQTWSLTGDGTGFQSDGTTAFDSIGRVVSNTDPDGKTSTITYTPDTGQAFTVTEQNSLGHRQIQELEPGRAVTLKTTDPNNHVSEAKYDPLGRLVEAWGPGRTPSTSAVPDFRAEYATPEGKPPYITTFSRGPENRAQTSVTLYDGLGRERQTQEEATGGGRLITDTLYNSSGEVWQTNNAYLADSSPIGELFTPLADTAVPNATRYTYDGLGRVVTEMPVLRGVDQPARATGYSYGADHSSVLNPAGAASYRLYTDALGRTDRVDTFTDAGRSQFTSMRYQYDTRGQLVKATHSADATHPWTWTYDRRGRPATATDPDSGTTRLTYDHRDRQVSATNARNVTTWTGYDELSRPAQQRLGGSTGTVLGEFTYDTAPGGKGLPASVTRYTDGLPYSQTIGGYTNDYQPKSTTLTLPQSIADTWGLRSSYTYDYTYTDTGQTESASLPAVGSLPAEKLLIRYTKDGLPLSVSGKDWYGSETVYSPYGQVLRSTLGAQPYRVWTMASYDDASGALTDQQVYREQTGGLSPVGANLVSHRSYWYDPAGNVTAIRERSLGIEERQCFTYQALGQLKNAWTARDQDSCAAGPVGTDGTVNAGAGTDGSGYWQEYEYDILGNRTKLVEKALGGGTSQNATTEYDYGQTDGSQPRTLTKVTKNSVTPAGAEITATANRLYELTGETKSVTSVENGDQQTLSWTHDGQIERIVGQGDKGKTAYVGLANKCIDLSTGVPAAGQPVQLYPCNDTLAQKWTFTPAPNQANVNLGTLSVYDGWCLQPAANTAGSVFGVQKCDASTGQRLERTSSGQLRHTASGLCFAVKDAATANGTQLVLATCDSAAAAQQWEAQNETRYVYGPGGSRLLAIQGKQLTLNLGESQVTVQRGGVAVNTQRSYSAPGGTMMRYSYGTSAPNLVALAADHQGSPYAEIALYSGMPVRIRKQDPFGNQRGPTPIGVNMQTKTGFLGALRDDASGYTPLGARLYDPTVGRFMSADPVLDLADPMQSNGYAYAHNNPVTLSDPSGLSVSLTASETAAALAGAGLSAAQVAQAQFTMGRSLLSVILDSAWYILKEFIGINDAMSCFGGDMWACGSLIIGAIPWTKLGKIPSVLKAVNRTIDAIQAWRAAKKAAEAVLAAARAAERAALNAKKAAIERAKKAAQAAKKKAADKVNTTSNRAVNASKKTGNPTHKQAQAKSNPKGSSAGSAGGGKSGGGKGGSKPGGSSGGSKRSNGGSSGGGGAGKADEGGSCQTASNSFVPGTKVLMEDGSTKPIEDVKPGDRVRATDPETGRTEIETVSATIKGDGVKHLVRVTIDTDGERGSDTAEVTATDGHPFWVPELGEWIDATDLRSGQWLRTGAGTLVQIAAVERWTTPRATVHNLTVANLHTYYVAAGATPVLVHNCGDEGYADVYLDMEQGHASIAVTHNGRTIHTEAGSRVGEDSVVGLRDAAHSPGTDVIRVPLPNARRAQQAQDYFLDDSNLGPHDRDTNNCVTFCARILRAGGYEMPVSTSMEIASWLLETNFERRRL
- a CDS encoding DUF397 domain-containing protein, which encodes MDNFRWRKSSRSGDSGGDCVEVADNVAGVVGVRDSKDQRGPVLTFGPAAWRAFVAIVKD
- a CDS encoding DNRLRE domain-containing protein, with the protein product MTAPRPLNPFVRFRVRLPLTLGLLLAALVAVLPPWWPGTDEPRKAVTGAAPAAVPRDETAAMVEAQRTGNEVLVETATSATSLTWALPNGQLRSAFHATPQRVRNATGRWTPVDNTLTRTGDTPGGLDIRPVNAPTPLRLAGGGTGTDTTGTVLTEVDVDGHTIAYTWPGPLPKPVLDGSRALYPEVLPGVDLLVVAREDGGFGQLLIVKNRATATIDAVRAVAYGLRSETLVFRHDATTGGVRALDPLSGQEIGSIPTPFAWDSAGRDPEAPETAARLSVDTPSDVLRLTGLGGSEPGARQAPIPTRLDGEGTGNARLHLDPAATGLLTGADVQFPVFLDPTLISGTQAWTFAYKPHPNSSFYNGTNFNGGTPDARVGYEDETGGTARSFWRMGYNSGIKGATVTSASFKVLNNHSWSCTAREMQLWLTGAISSGTTWNKQPSWTRLQQKKSFAYGYGSNCTDDYVSFDVKDAAQDGADKGWSSITLGMRATTESDKLTWRKFKATSAELNVVYNRNPTEPTKGTTAPGGACVAGTGAGTTVAKTNIVLSATATDPDGNLKGLRFRFWKNGTAVPAGTLVTSLSSGKGSLTIASTTLEDRATYSWDVRAEDTANAVSSYFPPGTDPCRITIDASAPPAPSVSSEVFTEATPDGATWATVKFGGTGAVTFTAAGAVRFSYSFESIGTTYVTATAGSATVPALKPRHAGPTTLHVYAYDAVDNRSARTDYSFYVPPRDVADGPGDTGGDGIADLLLVDSSGNLRTYAGDEGGELYGWLTGSYAADGTLNPPGHWYDPATGRAALITKHSDTYPGDGTTDLFARTPDGAFWLYPGDGYGSFDVDRRLRVLLPANAPAPSTWTQIKAIGDITGDKVPDLVLRAGTAFWALTGYTGGSFQEATLMEGSAWARREIVNVADVDLDATPDLLWRNLDNGAMYVRHGKPGQVAGSVTLDSLKTAANSRDGDVAYGTTWTETNISALVGIPDVNGDRVPDLWARFGADGQMRIYHPSTTNTNGPVKIVLGDDWRGVKAFG